A region from the Mustela erminea isolate mMusErm1 chromosome 2, mMusErm1.Pri, whole genome shotgun sequence genome encodes:
- the KLHL8 gene encoding kelch-like protein 8, with amino-acid sequence MLQMASESVNAKQARNHCTKVKRQQHQQIKNRSSISDGDGEDSFIFEANEAWKDFHGSLLRFYENGELCDVTLKVGSKLISCHKLVLACVIPYFRAMFLSEMAEAKQTLIEIRDFDGDAIEDLVKFVYSSRLTLTVDNVQPLLYAACILQVELVARACCEYMKLHFHPSNCLAVRAFAESHNRIDLMDMADQYACEHFTEVVECEDFVSVSPQHLHKLLSSSDLNIENEKQVYSAAIKWLLANPQHHSKWLDETLAQVRLPLLPVDFLMGVVAKEQIVKQNLKCRDLLDEARNYHLHLSSRAVPDFEYSIRTTPRKQTAGVLFCVGGRGGSGDPFRSIECYSISKNSWFFGPEMNSRRRHVGVISVEGKVYAVGGHDGNEHLGSMEMFDPFTNKWMMKASMNTKRRGIALASLGGPIYAIGGLDDNTCFNDVERYDIESDQWSTVAPMNSPRGGVGSVALINHVYAVGGNDGVASLSSVERYDPHLDKWIEVKEMGQRRAGNGVSELHGCLYVVGGFDDNSPLSSVERYDPRNNKWDYVAALTTPRGGVGIATVMGKIFAVGGHNGNAYLNTVEAFDPVLNRWELVGSVSHCRAGAGVAVCACLTSQIRDVGHGSNNVVDCM; translated from the exons ATGTTGCAAATGGCTTCAGAATCTGTGAATGCAAAACAAGCTAGGAATCACTGCACAAAGGTGAAAAGGCAGCAGCATCAGCAAATAAAGAATAGGTCTTCAATTAGTGATGGTGATGGAGAAGACTCCTTTATCTTTGAAGCAAATGAAGCTTGGAAAGATTTTCATGGTTCCCTTCTCCGATTTTATGAAAATGGAGAACTCTGTGATGTCACACTAAAG GTTGGCTCAAAGCTCATCTCTTGTCACAAACTAGTATTGGCTTGTGTTATCCCCTACTTCAGAGCCATGTTTCTCTCCGAAATGGCTGAAGCCAAGCAAACACTGATTGAGATCAGAGATTTTGATGGTGATGCAATAGAAGACTTGGTTAAATTTGTCTATTCTTCACGGCTCACTTTGACTGTTGACAATGTCCAGCCTCTCTTATACGCAGCCTGTATTCTACAGGTTGAACTGGTGGCTAGAGCTTGTTGTGAATACATGAAGTTACATTTTCATCCCTCCAACTGCCTGGCAGTGAGAGCCTTTGCTGAAAGTCACAACCGAATAGACTTAATGGACATGGCAGATCAGTATGCCTGTGAGCATTTTACTGAAGTAGTGGAGTGTGAAGACTTTGTAAGTGTGTCACCCCAACATCTCCATAAGCTTTTGTCCTCCAGTGATTTAAATATTGAGAATGAAAAGCAGGTCTATAGTGCAGCCATCAAGTGGCTTCTTGCAAATCCTCAGCATCATTCCAAATGGTTGGATGAAACACTTGCCCAG GTTCGTTTGCCGTTGTTGCCAGTTGATTTTCTTATGGGTGTTGTGGCAAAAGAACAGATTGTCAAGCAGAATCTAAAATGTAGAGATTTATTGGATGAAGCAAGAAATTACCATCTTCACTTGAGTAGCAGAGCAGTACCTGACTTTGAATACTCCATTCGGACTACCCCAAGGAAGCAAACTGCTG GTGTGCTGTTTTGTGTAGGTGGTCGAGGTGGATCTGGTGACCCCTTTCGCAGTATTGAATGCTATTCTATCAGCAAAAACAGTTGGTTTTTTGGGCCAGAAATGAATAGTCGAAGGCGACATGTGGGTGTAATCTCTGTGGAAG GTAAAGTGTATGCAGTTGGTGGACATGATGGAAATGAACATTTAGGTAGCATGGAGATGTTTGATCCTTTCACTAATAAATGGATGATGAAGGCATCAATGAACACAAAGAG GCGAGGAATTGCCTTGGCCTCCTTGGGAGGTCCAATTTATGCAATTGGTGGGTTAGATGACAACACTTGCTTCAATGATGTGGAAAGATATGACATAGAATCTGATCAGTGGAGTACAGTGGCACCAATGAATAGCCCTCGTGGAGGAGTTGGCTCTGTGGCTCTTATA AACCATGTTTATGCAGTAGGTGGCAATGATGGAGTAGCTTCTTTATCTAGCGTGGAAAGGTATGATCCACATCTGGATAAGTGGATAGAAGTTAAAGAAATGGGTCAACGAAGAGCAGGCAATGGAGTTAGTGAGCTCCATGGTTGCTTGTACGTTGTTG gtgGTTTTGATGATAATTCTCCTCTGAGTTCAGTTGAGCGGTATGATCCTCGGAACAACAAATGGGATTATGTAGCAGCACTTACCACTCCCAGGGGTGGAGTGGGGATTGCAACAGTGATGGGCAAAATCTTTGCAGTTGGTGGGCATAACGGCAATGCATACTTAAATACAGTGGAAGCATTTGATCCAGTGCTGAATAG GTGGGAGCTGGTTGGATCTGTGTCTCACTGCAGAGCTGGAGCAGGCGTAGCTGTGTGTGCCTGTTTAACCAGCCAAATTCGAGATGTAGGTCATGGATCCAATAATGTGGTTGATTGTATGTGA